In one Rhodococcus sp. B50 genomic region, the following are encoded:
- a CDS encoding SDR family oxidoreductase — protein sequence MSRPQRRNILITGASSGLGAGMAREFAARGRNLALAARRVERLAELRSELLAAYPGITVSVRALDVDRHDDVFTVFREFDDELGGLDRVIVNAGLGKGQPLGTGYFRANAQTANTNFLGALAQSEAALELMRPRGRGHVVLISSMSAVRGMPRNLTTYAASKAAVASLGEGMRADLADTDISVSTIFPGYIRSEINEKVKKVPFIVDTETGCRALTAAIEKEPAKAYVPGWPWIPLGYAMKVLPLSVIRKMA from the coding sequence ATGAGTCGCCCGCAGCGACGGAACATCCTCATCACCGGTGCGAGTTCCGGACTCGGTGCCGGTATGGCGCGTGAATTCGCCGCACGGGGACGCAATCTGGCGCTCGCCGCCCGGCGCGTCGAGCGACTCGCGGAACTACGCTCGGAACTGCTCGCCGCGTATCCGGGTATCACCGTGAGTGTGCGTGCCCTCGACGTCGACCGGCACGACGACGTGTTCACCGTCTTCCGCGAGTTCGACGACGAGCTCGGCGGTCTCGACCGGGTGATCGTCAATGCCGGTCTCGGCAAGGGGCAGCCCCTCGGTACCGGTTACTTCCGTGCCAATGCGCAGACCGCGAACACCAACTTCCTCGGTGCATTGGCGCAAAGCGAAGCGGCCCTCGAGCTCATGCGACCCCGTGGGCGTGGGCACGTCGTCCTCATCTCGTCCATGAGCGCGGTGCGGGGCATGCCGCGCAACCTGACGACCTATGCCGCGTCGAAGGCCGCAGTCGCCTCGCTCGGTGAGGGAATGCGGGCCGATCTCGCGGATACCGACATCTCGGTGAGCACGATCTTCCCGGGATACATCAGGTCGGAGATCAACGAGAAGGTGAAGAAGGTCCCGTTCATCGTCGACACCGAAACCGGTTGCCGTGCACTGACTGCTGCGATCGAGAAGGAGCCCGCCAAGGCATATGTGCCGGGCTGGCCGTGGATTCCGCTCGGCTACGCCATGAAGGTGCTGCCGCTGTCGGTGATCCGGAAGATGGCCTAG
- a CDS encoding PadR family transcriptional regulator, giving the protein MLELAILGLLLESPMHGYELRKRLTGLLGAFRAFSYGSLYPTLRRMQADGLIEEDSGTPGPVKRRARRVYQLTPKGRERFTELVADTGPQNYTDDGFGVHLAFFGRTPAEARMRILEGRRRQVEERREALRDAIGRASGTLDRYTRQLHQLGLESSEREVRWLNELIAAEQSSAARNKEGEPDHG; this is encoded by the coding sequence GTGCTGGAACTGGCGATACTCGGGCTCCTCCTCGAGTCGCCCATGCACGGCTACGAGCTGCGCAAGCGTCTGACCGGGCTCCTCGGTGCCTTCCGTGCCTTCTCCTACGGGTCGCTCTATCCGACCCTGCGGAGGATGCAGGCGGACGGCCTCATCGAAGAGGATTCGGGAACTCCCGGTCCCGTGAAGCGACGTGCACGTCGCGTCTACCAGCTCACCCCCAAGGGGCGAGAACGCTTCACAGAGCTGGTCGCCGACACGGGACCGCAGAACTACACCGATGACGGATTCGGCGTGCACCTCGCCTTCTTCGGTCGCACTCCCGCCGAAGCGCGGATGCGAATTCTCGAAGGCAGGCGCCGCCAGGTCGAGGAGCGCAGAGAAGCGCTCCGCGATGCGATCGGACGGGCCAGCGGCACTCTCGATCGTTACACCCGTCAGCTCCATCAGCTCGGCCTCGAGTCGAGTGAGCGCGAAGTGCGCTGGCTCAACGAACTCATCGCCGCCGAGCAGTCGTCAGCAGCACGCAACAAAGAAGGAGAACCCGACCATGGGTGA
- a CDS encoding glycosyltransferase family 87 protein, with protein sequence MSDDRESDARPVVSAAPPAEDRRSLDWRDTPGRTDPTVSRLTAVIGGPVGRHAVLGRTRFFTPLRAMLLLAVVFLAFGWFTKAACVQQGPVGPDGALGLDWSGNRQYVAMCYSDIVPLYGAERLAEGAFPYRTSWEEPGPDGQMQTRYMEYPVLAGLYQYGSMRIAKAWDATPWLPDALQVAIYFSVVAVGLALAWLATVWATAMSAGRRVWDAALVAASPLVVVHAFTNFDALATAFAAGGLLAWARRRPVLAGVLLGLGAATKLYPLLLLGPLLVLCLRTGHLRSFARTAGAAAAAWLVVNLPIMVLYPRGWAEFFRLNSDRGADPDSIYNVLHSFLGWPAWSASTFNGVSLALFAAACVAIGWIGLTAPRRPRLAQLCFLLVAAFLLTNKVWSPQYSLWLVPLAVLAVPHRRALFAWMTIDALVWVPRMYYYLGPDRKGLPEQWFTGTVFLRDVAVVALCAVVLWQIRRPVRDPVRYGFVDDPVGGVLDQAPDRPPRWLPHRLRPAHHRVTREESSERWMPEATSSP encoded by the coding sequence GTGAGCGACGACCGGGAATCCGACGCCCGGCCGGTGGTGTCCGCTGCACCACCGGCCGAGGATCGTCGTTCCCTGGACTGGCGCGACACCCCCGGGCGCACCGATCCGACGGTGTCGCGCCTGACCGCGGTCATCGGCGGTCCGGTGGGCCGGCATGCCGTGCTCGGGCGCACCCGCTTCTTCACTCCACTACGGGCGATGCTGTTGCTCGCGGTCGTTTTCCTCGCCTTCGGCTGGTTCACGAAGGCGGCCTGTGTCCAGCAGGGACCCGTCGGACCCGACGGCGCGCTCGGCCTGGACTGGAGCGGCAACCGACAGTACGTGGCGATGTGTTATTCCGACATCGTTCCGCTCTACGGCGCCGAACGGCTCGCCGAGGGCGCCTTCCCGTACCGGACGTCGTGGGAGGAACCCGGTCCCGACGGGCAGATGCAGACCCGGTACATGGAGTATCCGGTGCTTGCGGGTCTCTATCAGTACGGGTCGATGCGCATCGCGAAGGCGTGGGATGCCACACCGTGGCTTCCTGACGCCCTGCAGGTCGCGATCTACTTCTCGGTCGTCGCGGTCGGTCTCGCGCTCGCCTGGCTCGCCACGGTGTGGGCCACTGCGATGTCGGCGGGCCGAAGGGTCTGGGACGCCGCCCTCGTCGCGGCGTCCCCGCTGGTCGTGGTGCACGCGTTCACGAATTTCGACGCCTTGGCCACGGCGTTCGCTGCCGGAGGCCTGCTGGCGTGGGCCCGACGTCGACCGGTTCTCGCCGGTGTCCTGCTCGGTCTCGGGGCGGCGACGAAGTTGTATCCGTTGCTGTTGCTCGGTCCGCTGCTGGTGCTGTGTCTGCGTACCGGCCACCTGCGGTCGTTCGCCCGCACCGCAGGAGCTGCCGCCGCTGCGTGGCTGGTCGTGAATCTGCCGATCATGGTGCTGTACCCGCGCGGATGGGCGGAGTTCTTCCGCCTCAACTCCGATCGCGGAGCGGATCCGGATTCGATCTACAACGTGCTGCATTCGTTCCTGGGCTGGCCGGCCTGGTCGGCCTCGACCTTCAACGGGGTCTCGCTCGCGTTGTTCGCCGCGGCCTGCGTTGCGATCGGCTGGATCGGGCTCACCGCGCCGCGGCGTCCCCGCCTGGCGCAGTTGTGTTTCCTGCTCGTCGCGGCCTTCCTGCTCACCAACAAGGTGTGGAGTCCGCAGTATTCGTTGTGGCTCGTGCCGCTCGCCGTGCTGGCCGTACCGCACCGCCGCGCGCTGTTCGCCTGGATGACGATCGATGCGCTGGTATGGGTTCCGCGCATGTACTACTACCTGGGTCCTGATCGGAAGGGGCTCCCGGAGCAGTGGTTCACCGGCACGGTCTTCCTGCGTGATGTCGCCGTGGTGGCGTTGTGTGCGGTGGTGCTGTGGCAGATCCGGCGTCCGGTGAGGGATCCCGTGCGATACGGCTTCGTCGATGATCCCGTCGGCGGGGTACTCGATCAGGCGCCCGACCGTCCGCCCCGGTGGCTGCCCCACAGATTGCGGCCCGCTCACCATCGGGTCACAAGAGAAGAATCATCCGAACGATGGATGCCGGAGGCGACGTCCTCACCCTAG
- a CDS encoding RNA polymerase subunit sigma-24, which produces MTSGGRRFGAGTDVTASQFTTCELAWTVAAGDATAIPRLLRDLHPLVTGYFRARAKAAGGTFAEADRLAPAACRAILADLAAPTGADRPFLRLAYTVVSGAADAEFVSPESVPLTRLQQEILILRTIVGLDSRQTAVALAVAPGRVGIEQHAALSSLRAA; this is translated from the coding sequence ATGACGAGCGGCGGACGGAGATTCGGCGCGGGGACGGATGTCACCGCATCGCAGTTCACGACGTGCGAGCTGGCGTGGACGGTCGCGGCCGGCGACGCCACCGCGATCCCGCGACTTCTGCGCGACCTGCATCCGCTCGTGACCGGCTACTTCCGGGCCCGCGCGAAAGCCGCCGGAGGCACCTTCGCGGAGGCCGACCGGCTCGCTCCGGCCGCCTGCCGCGCGATCCTCGCCGACCTCGCCGCGCCCACCGGGGCCGACCGACCCTTCCTGCGGCTGGCCTACACGGTGGTCTCCGGCGCGGCCGATGCCGAGTTCGTGAGTCCCGAATCGGTTCCCCTGACGCGTCTTCAGCAGGAGATCCTCATTCTGCGCACCATCGTCGGTCTCGACTCGCGGCAGACCGCGGTGGCGCTCGCCGTCGCGCCGGGGCGGGTCGGTATCGAGCAGCACGCGGCTCTGAGCTCCCTGCGCGCAGCCTGA
- a CDS encoding DUF5318 domain-containing protein, producing the protein MRIQRQVVDYALQRRSLLAEVYSGRRGVSEVCDASPYLLRAAKFHGRGSDVVCPICRKEQLTLVSWVFGDKLGPVSGSARTPEELVRLAASQEEFSVHVVEVCRTCSWNHLVQSYVLGSQPAPKSPRRRSTGSSRRTASE; encoded by the coding sequence GTGCGAATTCAGCGGCAGGTGGTGGACTACGCGTTGCAGCGACGCTCGCTGCTCGCGGAGGTCTACTCGGGGCGGCGCGGAGTCAGCGAGGTCTGCGACGCGAGCCCCTATCTGCTGCGGGCGGCGAAATTCCACGGACGGGGCAGCGATGTGGTGTGCCCCATCTGCCGTAAGGAGCAGTTGACCCTCGTCTCGTGGGTCTTCGGCGACAAGCTCGGTCCGGTGTCCGGGTCGGCGCGCACTCCCGAGGAGCTGGTGCGTCTGGCCGCCAGCCAGGAGGAATTCTCGGTCCACGTGGTCGAGGTGTGCCGTACCTGTAGCTGGAACCATCTGGTGCAGTCGTACGTCCTGGGCTCGCAACCTGCCCCCAAGAGCCCGCGTCGCCGGTCGACGGGATCGAGCCGTCGTACCGCCAGCGAGTGA
- a CDS encoding phosphotransferase family protein: MTALPDNARAVRDEDAFDVDAVAAWLDAKAVIRGVPEVRQFSGGASNLTYLLRYPDRDLVLRRPPAGAKPSSGHDMAREYRIQAMLAPVYPYVPTMVGLCTDHGVLGSDFYVMDRVPGTILRTNPPTNLDLTEADTRTLCLRIVDLLVELHGIDPESAGLSELGRGSGYVARQVAGWTGRYAKARTDNVPDFARVTEWLAARQPEDVAQTVIHGDFRLDNIVLDENDPLKPVAVLDWELATIGDPLMDLGSSLAYWVQADDDDMLLLTKRQPSDLPGMLTRQEIVEYYSERTGLPVDGWGFYEVFGLFRLAVIAQQIYYRYHHGHTTNPAFKDFWIVVGYLESRCSALIDRHEKESR, encoded by the coding sequence ATGACCGCACTTCCCGACAACGCCCGCGCCGTGCGCGACGAGGACGCCTTCGACGTCGACGCGGTCGCTGCCTGGCTCGATGCGAAGGCCGTCATCCGAGGAGTACCGGAAGTTCGCCAGTTCTCCGGCGGCGCATCCAATCTCACCTATCTGCTGCGTTATCCGGACCGCGATCTCGTGCTGCGTCGCCCGCCGGCGGGGGCGAAGCCGTCGTCGGGGCACGACATGGCACGCGAGTACCGCATCCAGGCGATGCTCGCACCGGTCTACCCGTACGTGCCCACCATGGTGGGCCTGTGCACCGATCACGGTGTGCTCGGCAGCGACTTCTACGTCATGGACCGGGTTCCCGGCACCATCCTGCGGACGAATCCGCCCACGAACCTCGACCTCACCGAAGCGGACACCCGCACACTGTGCCTGCGCATCGTCGACCTGCTCGTCGAACTGCACGGCATCGATCCGGAGTCCGCGGGACTGTCCGAACTGGGTCGCGGTTCCGGTTACGTCGCACGGCAGGTCGCAGGCTGGACCGGCCGTTACGCCAAGGCCCGCACCGACAACGTCCCCGACTTCGCCCGTGTCACCGAATGGTTGGCGGCGCGGCAGCCCGAGGACGTCGCGCAGACCGTGATCCACGGCGACTTCCGGCTCGACAACATCGTTCTCGACGAGAACGACCCGCTGAAGCCGGTCGCGGTGCTCGACTGGGAACTGGCCACCATCGGCGACCCCCTGATGGATCTCGGATCGTCGCTCGCCTACTGGGTGCAGGCCGACGACGACGACATGCTGCTGCTGACGAAGCGGCAGCCGTCCGACCTGCCGGGCATGCTCACCCGGCAGGAGATCGTCGAATATTATTCCGAGCGAACCGGATTGCCGGTGGACGGCTGGGGCTTCTACGAGGTGTTCGGTCTGTTTCGGCTCGCCGTCATCGCCCAGCAGATCTACTACCGCTATCATCACGGCCATACCACCAATCCCGCCTTCAAGGACTTCTGGATCGTGGTCGGCTATCTCGAATCCCGTTGCAGTGCATTGATCGATCGTCACGAAAAGGAGAGCCGATGA
- a CDS encoding transglycosylase domain-containing protein translates to MPAPGANQPRNPNQPMPPRPGTLPPGAVPPVQRSPQADPTVAMRPGADAPTQRPGADAPTQRPGADAPTQRVAASTPIGGANRAGDAPTTRVAGGPPAGGPPTVPPGGGSGGGAGGGKGDGKSNRWRTIRRVGYGVVAAGILVPILMFMLAYVVQDVPRPGELQTNQAATIFNSDGEGVITKVIPPEGNRTEVELDAIPVHVRNAVLAAEDRDFYSNPGFSVTGFARAARDNVLGRDSAGGGSTITQQYVKVAVVGSERTLTRKLKELVLSTKMANQWAKDDILAAYLNTIYFGRGAYGIAAASNAYFGKPVGELTVEEGAVLASSIQLPSLLDPEQNPEGAEARWNYVLDGMVSAGTLDAAERSGMQYPAYVPIAELDNGDQSSGPEGLIKNQVLAELSREGIDENLLNTAGLQITTTIDAQAQQSAVEAAQTNLEGEPEELRTAVVSVDPRSGAIRAYYGGESGVGYDFAQSGLQTGSSFKVFGLAANLDQGVPLSKTYDSGPLTVNGIKIGNVEGESCGQCTIAEALKRSLNTSFYRMMLEMDNGPQAIADMAHKLGIAKELPGVGETLTEPGGIGPNYGIVLGQYQSRVLDMASAYATLAASGRHHDPYFVQKVVTSDGEVLLDRGTPAGEQVVDAAVADNTTSAMTPIAAYSNGHALAGGRPSASKTGTAQLGDTGSNKDAWMVGYTPSLSTAVWVGTEEGLPLENSWGGMIYGSGIPSDIWKDTMDGALEGTDVESFPKPAAIAGVSGVPAWTATTTAPATREETTTSRVVPSLPEVPEITTQNVEIFPGVTIPVPGVAPQTTTQSVPTRPGTGGQQEDGEDTGGGTGGGTGDDSGDGGSPPQNRIPGLESPAIPGAQGAGLQGAQDGSPQGAFEYAPAG, encoded by the coding sequence ATGCCCGCTCCGGGCGCGAACCAGCCGCGTAACCCCAACCAGCCGATGCCGCCGCGTCCCGGCACGTTGCCGCCCGGTGCGGTGCCCCCCGTCCAACGCTCGCCGCAGGCCGATCCGACCGTCGCGATGCGTCCCGGAGCGGATGCCCCGACACAGCGTCCCGGAGCGGACGCCCCGACACAGCGTCCCGGAGCGGACGCCCCGACACAGCGGGTCGCTGCGTCGACCCCCATCGGCGGTGCGAATCGTGCGGGGGATGCACCCACGACGCGCGTCGCCGGGGGCCCTCCTGCGGGCGGACCTCCCACCGTTCCGCCCGGTGGTGGTTCCGGCGGTGGAGCCGGTGGCGGAAAGGGCGACGGCAAGAGCAACCGCTGGCGCACGATCCGCCGGGTCGGTTACGGCGTCGTCGCCGCGGGCATCCTCGTCCCGATCCTCATGTTCATGCTGGCGTACGTCGTCCAGGACGTGCCGCGTCCGGGTGAGCTGCAGACGAACCAGGCCGCGACCATCTTCAATTCCGACGGTGAGGGCGTCATCACGAAGGTGATCCCGCCGGAGGGCAACCGCACCGAGGTCGAACTCGACGCGATTCCCGTGCACGTCCGCAACGCCGTGCTCGCCGCCGAGGACCGTGATTTCTACAGCAATCCCGGCTTCTCGGTCACCGGTTTCGCGCGTGCCGCCCGCGACAACGTGCTCGGTCGCGACAGCGCCGGTGGTGGTTCGACCATCACCCAGCAGTACGTGAAGGTCGCGGTCGTCGGCTCCGAGCGGACGTTGACGCGAAAGCTCAAGGAGCTGGTGCTGTCGACGAAGATGGCGAACCAGTGGGCCAAGGACGACATCCTCGCGGCCTACCTCAACACCATCTACTTCGGCCGCGGTGCCTACGGCATCGCAGCGGCGTCGAACGCGTACTTCGGCAAGCCTGTCGGTGAGCTCACCGTCGAGGAAGGTGCCGTGCTCGCCTCGTCGATCCAGCTGCCGTCGCTGCTCGATCCCGAGCAGAACCCCGAGGGTGCGGAAGCACGGTGGAACTACGTGCTCGACGGCATGGTCTCCGCCGGCACGCTCGATGCGGCCGAGCGGTCGGGAATGCAGTACCCGGCATATGTGCCGATCGCCGAACTCGACAACGGCGACCAGTCGTCCGGTCCCGAAGGGCTGATCAAGAACCAGGTGCTCGCCGAGTTGTCGCGCGAGGGTATCGACGAGAACCTCCTCAACACGGCCGGTCTGCAGATCACCACGACGATCGATGCGCAGGCCCAGCAGTCGGCGGTCGAGGCAGCGCAGACCAATCTCGAGGGCGAACCCGAGGAATTGCGCACCGCGGTGGTGTCGGTGGATCCCCGATCCGGGGCGATCCGCGCCTACTACGGCGGTGAGAGCGGTGTCGGTTACGACTTCGCCCAGTCCGGTCTGCAGACCGGTTCGTCGTTCAAGGTGTTCGGCCTCGCCGCCAACCTCGATCAGGGTGTGCCGCTGTCGAAGACCTACGACAGCGGTCCGCTGACGGTCAACGGCATCAAGATCGGCAACGTCGAGGGTGAGTCGTGTGGGCAGTGCACCATCGCCGAGGCCCTCAAACGGTCGCTGAACACGAGTTTCTACCGGATGATGCTCGAGATGGACAACGGCCCGCAGGCCATCGCCGACATGGCCCACAAGCTGGGTATTGCGAAGGAACTGCCGGGTGTCGGCGAGACGCTCACCGAGCCGGGTGGCATCGGCCCCAACTACGGCATCGTGCTGGGCCAGTACCAGTCGCGGGTGCTCGACATGGCGTCGGCCTATGCCACGCTCGCGGCGTCCGGCCGGCACCACGATCCGTACTTCGTGCAGAAGGTCGTGACGTCCGACGGTGAGGTCCTCCTCGACCGCGGCACTCCCGCGGGCGAGCAGGTCGTCGATGCGGCGGTGGCCGACAACACCACCTCCGCGATGACCCCGATCGCCGCGTATTCGAACGGCCACGCCTTGGCCGGAGGCCGTCCGTCCGCGTCGAAGACCGGTACCGCCCAGCTCGGCGACACCGGCTCCAACAAGGACGCGTGGATGGTCGGTTACACCCCGTCGCTGTCGACCGCGGTATGGGTCGGCACCGAGGAGGGCCTGCCCCTCGAGAACAGCTGGGGCGGCATGATCTACGGATCGGGCATCCCGTCGGACATCTGGAAGGACACGATGGACGGAGCCCTCGAGGGCACCGACGTCGAATCGTTCCCGAAGCCGGCAGCGATCGCCGGCGTCTCCGGCGTGCCTGCGTGGACCGCGACGACGACGGCCCCGGCCACCCGGGAGGAGACCACCACCTCGCGCGTCGTGCCGAGCCTGCCGGAGGTTCCCGAGATCACCACCCAGAACGTGGAGATCTTCCCCGGTGTCACGATCCCGGTTCCGGGTGTCGCCCCGCAGACGACCACCCAGAGCGTGCCCACCCGCCCCGGTACCGGCGGTCAGCAGGAGGACGGGGAGGACACCGGCGGCGGAACCGGTGGTGGTACGGGCGACGACTCGGGCGATGGCGGATCGCCTCCGCAGAACCGCATCCCGGGACTCGAGAGCCCCGCGATTCCGGGCGCACAGGGAGCCGGGCTCCAGGGTGCGCAGGACGGCAGCCCCCAGGGCGCGTTCGAATACGCTCCGGCCGGGTAG
- a CDS encoding inositol-3-phosphate synthase, producing MGENSTAVRVAIVGVGNCASSLVQGVEYYKDADAETTVPGLMHVEFGRYHVRDVKFVAAFDVDAKKVGFDLSEAILASENNTIKIADVPPLGVPVQRGHTLDGIGKYYSETIEVSDAEPVDVVQALKDAQVDVLVSYLPVGSEEADKFYAQCCIDAGVAFVNALPVFIASDPEWAQKFTDAGVPIVGDDIKSQVGATITHRVMAKLFEDRGVVLDRTYQLNVGGNMDFKNMLERERLESKKVSKTQAVTSNLNGPLAGKVHDRDVHIGPSDYVQWLDDRKWAYVRLEGRAFGDAPLNLEYKLEVWDSPNSAGIIIDAIRAAKIAKDRGIGGPILPASAYLMKSPPVQMADDTARAELEAFIIGADA from the coding sequence ATGGGTGAGAACAGCACCGCGGTGCGCGTGGCCATTGTGGGCGTGGGGAACTGTGCCTCCTCCCTGGTCCAGGGCGTCGAGTACTACAAGGATGCGGACGCCGAGACCACCGTCCCCGGCCTGATGCACGTCGAATTCGGTCGCTACCACGTGCGCGACGTCAAGTTCGTCGCCGCGTTCGATGTGGATGCCAAGAAGGTCGGCTTCGACCTCTCCGAGGCGATCCTTGCGAGCGAGAACAACACCATCAAGATCGCCGACGTGCCGCCGCTCGGCGTGCCCGTCCAGCGCGGTCACACGCTCGACGGCATCGGCAAGTACTACTCCGAGACCATCGAGGTCTCCGACGCCGAGCCCGTCGACGTCGTCCAGGCTCTCAAGGACGCGCAGGTCGACGTTCTCGTCTCCTACCTGCCCGTCGGATCCGAAGAGGCCGACAAGTTCTACGCGCAGTGCTGCATCGACGCCGGTGTCGCCTTCGTCAATGCTCTCCCCGTCTTCATCGCCTCCGACCCCGAGTGGGCACAGAAGTTCACCGACGCCGGTGTCCCGATCGTCGGCGACGACATCAAGTCGCAGGTCGGTGCCACCATCACCCACCGCGTGATGGCCAAGCTGTTCGAGGATCGCGGCGTCGTGCTCGACCGCACGTACCAGCTCAACGTCGGCGGCAACATGGACTTCAAGAACATGCTCGAACGCGAGCGTCTCGAGTCCAAGAAGGTTTCCAAGACCCAGGCCGTCACCTCGAACCTCAACGGTCCGCTGGCCGGCAAGGTCCACGACCGCGACGTGCACATCGGTCCCTCCGACTACGTGCAGTGGCTCGACGACCGCAAGTGGGCGTACGTCCGCCTCGAGGGTCGCGCCTTCGGTGACGCCCCGCTCAATCTCGAGTACAAGCTCGAGGTGTGGGACTCCCCGAACTCCGCCGGCATCATCATCGACGCCATCCGCGCAGCGAAGATCGCCAAGGACCGCGGCATCGGTGGCCCGATCCTCCCGGCTTCGGCCTACCTGATGAAGTCCCCGCCGGTCCAGATGGCCGACGACACGGCGCGCGCCGAACTCGAGGCGTTCATCATCGGAGCCGACGCGTAA
- a CDS encoding TetR/AcrR family transcriptional regulator: MSTPRQEAPKGRRRLPPEERRRQLVAIGLQELSTRPIHALSIDRVAEIAGISRGLLFRYFPTKQDFYVAVVGAASRRLLRAADPDPDEQDPLRAVLHPFVSFIDRHGDNYQAFFHSGVGSDPQIRDIHDSMRDTMVERVVTALACDDTPVTRMRLRAWWALVESLAIDRFRDGTPSVDEIVDYSAALLPTVLAGP; this comes from the coding sequence GTGAGTACTCCGCGACAAGAGGCACCCAAAGGTCGGCGTCGTCTGCCGCCGGAGGAACGTCGCCGGCAACTCGTGGCGATCGGACTGCAGGAACTGTCGACCCGGCCCATCCACGCCCTGTCCATCGACCGCGTCGCCGAGATCGCCGGCATCTCCCGCGGCCTGCTGTTCCGTTACTTCCCTACCAAGCAGGACTTCTACGTCGCCGTCGTCGGCGCCGCGTCACGCCGGCTGCTCCGCGCAGCGGATCCCGACCCGGACGAGCAGGATCCGCTCCGGGCCGTGCTGCACCCGTTCGTCTCGTTCATCGACCGCCACGGCGACAACTATCAAGCCTTCTTCCACAGCGGTGTCGGATCCGACCCCCAGATCCGCGATATCCACGACTCCATGCGCGACACCATGGTCGAGCGGGTCGTCACGGCGCTGGCCTGCGACGACACCCCCGTGACCCGCATGCGACTGCGGGCGTGGTGGGCGCTCGTGGAGTCGCTGGCGATCGACCGGTTCCGCGACGGGACCCCGAGCGTCGACGAGATCGTGGACTATTCGGCCGCGCTGTTACCGACGGTGCTGGCCGGGCCGTAG
- a CDS encoding acyl-CoA dehydrogenase family protein — translation MDFAQSERSRDYLDRLRAFIATEVAPVEERLRAARRAAGEGRRDIDAAERWAVSPEFRELQRKARAEGLWNLFLPDAELGAGLSNVEYAPLAEEMGRSQFASAVFNCDAPDTGNMEVLYHYGSAAQKEQWLRPLLDGEIRSAFCMTEPEVASSDATNMAATAVVEGDEIVLDGRKWWSTGVGHPDCKVLIFMGLTDPEAHKYQRHSMVLVPIDTPGVKVERMLPTMGFFDEPSGHGEVSFTGVRLPVDAVIAGPGRGFEIAQGRLGPGRIHHCMRLVGLAEHTLELACRRGLERTAFGKPIINLGGNRERIADARIAINQLRLLVLHAAWLLDTKGLAGARSAVSEIKVAAPRVTQQIVDFAIQIHGGGGLSDDFPLAGAWTAARALRLADGPDEVHQGLVARFELGKYA, via the coding sequence ATGGATTTCGCACAGTCCGAACGCAGTCGCGACTATCTCGACCGCCTGCGGGCGTTCATCGCCACCGAGGTCGCTCCTGTCGAGGAGCGACTGCGGGCAGCGCGACGCGCGGCGGGTGAAGGACGACGTGATATCGACGCCGCCGAGAGGTGGGCCGTCTCACCCGAATTCCGTGAGCTGCAGCGCAAGGCCCGCGCCGAAGGCCTGTGGAACCTTTTCCTGCCCGACGCCGAACTCGGCGCCGGATTGTCGAACGTCGAATACGCCCCGCTCGCCGAGGAAATGGGCCGCTCGCAGTTCGCCTCCGCGGTGTTCAACTGCGACGCGCCCGACACCGGCAACATGGAGGTGCTCTACCACTACGGCAGCGCCGCGCAGAAGGAGCAGTGGCTCCGGCCCCTGCTCGACGGCGAGATCCGCTCGGCCTTCTGCATGACCGAACCGGAGGTCGCCTCGTCGGACGCGACGAACATGGCCGCGACCGCCGTGGTCGAGGGTGACGAGATCGTGCTCGACGGACGCAAGTGGTGGAGCACCGGCGTCGGCCACCCCGACTGCAAGGTCCTCATCTTCATGGGTCTGACCGATCCGGAAGCTCACAAGTACCAACGACATTCGATGGTTCTGGTGCCCATCGACACGCCGGGTGTCAAGGTCGAGCGCATGCTCCCGACAATGGGCTTCTTCGACGAGCCCAGCGGCCACGGCGAGGTGTCCTTCACCGGCGTGCGGTTGCCTGTCGATGCCGTCATCGCCGGTCCCGGAAGGGGATTCGAGATCGCTCAGGGACGGCTCGGACCCGGACGCATCCATCACTGTATGCGCCTGGTCGGACTCGCCGAACACACTCTCGAACTCGCGTGCCGCCGCGGTCTCGAACGCACCGCCTTCGGCAAGCCGATCATCAACCTCGGTGGCAACCGTGAACGCATCGCCGACGCCCGTATCGCGATCAACCAGCTGCGACTGCTGGTCCTGCACGCGGCATGGCTGCTCGACACGAAGGGTCTGGCCGGGGCGCGCTCGGCGGTCTCGGAGATCAAGGTGGCCGCACCGCGCGTCACCCAGCAGATCGTCGATTTCGCCATCCAGATCCACGGCGGCGGCGGGCTCTCCGACGACTTCCCCCTGGCCGGTGCGTGGACGGCGGCGCGAGCGTTGCGTCTCGCCGACGGGCCCGACGAGGTGCACCAGGGGCTCGTCGCCCGGTTCGAGCTCGGCAAGTACGCGTGA